Proteins found in one Isachenkonia alkalipeptolytica genomic segment:
- a CDS encoding response regulator, protein MEKIKILIADDVEDIVNVVKKTLSLEADTFEVVGSAGNGQEALDLIPTVKPDIVLMDINMPVLNGLEATEQITKEYPGVAVIMMSVQGEAEYLKKAMFHGAKEFIIKPFNYEGLVETIKTTHQRHREMQKNIVPKEEKEREGKLLTYFSSKGGVGKSILSLNSAITLSQEKNQKVLLLDLDLQFSDISILVNKYNEQTILDLVDEGQLNTHQEIEPYLYEYNENLDMLFAPGKPEAAEYISKASIERILKTLKPKYDIIIVDTGINFDDNTLYILDHAERIFFVSTMEIASLKNTKLGLNVMESLGYDQNKVKLVINRYNTKFGVSKGDVEAVFKDGIYAMIPDEEKIVSLSVNRGEPFAGKGRLGKTKIEKAIEAMCNGILE, encoded by the coding sequence ATGGAAAAGATAAAAATTTTAATAGCCGATGATGTGGAAGATATCGTCAATGTGGTGAAAAAAACCTTAAGTTTGGAAGCCGACACTTTTGAAGTGGTGGGATCCGCAGGGAACGGTCAGGAAGCCCTGGACCTGATTCCAACGGTAAAGCCGGATATTGTCCTGATGGACATTAATATGCCGGTACTAAATGGCCTGGAGGCCACGGAACAAATTACCAAGGAGTACCCCGGGGTTGCGGTAATCATGATGTCGGTGCAAGGCGAGGCGGAGTACTTGAAAAAAGCCATGTTTCACGGGGCCAAGGAATTTATCATCAAGCCTTTTAACTATGAGGGACTGGTGGAGACCATCAAAACCACCCATCAGAGGCACCGGGAAATGCAAAAAAACATTGTGCCTAAGGAAGAAAAGGAAAGGGAAGGAAAGCTCCTGACCTACTTCAGTTCCAAAGGAGGGGTGGGAAAGTCTATTTTATCCTTAAACAGTGCCATTACCCTCAGTCAGGAGAAAAATCAAAAAGTCCTGCTGCTGGATTTGGACCTGCAGTTCAGCGATATTTCCATTTTAGTCAATAAGTACAACGAGCAAACAATTTTGGATCTGGTGGATGAGGGACAGCTGAACACCCATCAGGAAATCGAGCCCTATCTCTATGAATATAATGAAAACCTGGATATGCTCTTTGCCCCGGGGAAGCCGGAAGCGGCGGAGTATATCAGTAAAGCCAGCATTGAAAGAATCCTAAAGACTCTCAAACCGAAGTATGACATCATCATTGTGGATACGGGGATTAATTTTGATGACAATACCCTATATATTCTGGACCATGCAGAGCGAATTTTCTTTGTGTCCACCATGGAGATCGCCTCGTTGAAAAATACGAAGCTGGGGCTGAATGTTATGGAGTCCCTGGGTTACGATCAAAACAAAGTAAAACTGGTCATCAATCGATACAACACCAAATTCGGCGTCAGTAAAGGGGATGTGGAGGCGGTGTTTAAAGACGGGATTTACGCCATGATTCCCGACGAGGAAAAAATCGTCAGTCTTTCCGTAAACCGGGGAGAACCCTTTGCGGGCAAAGGAAGACTGGGAAAAACGAAAATCGAAAAAGCCATCGAAGCCATGTGCAACGGCATTTTAGAATAG
- a CDS encoding type II secretion system F family protein yields the protein MLYMIVIILFLSTFLMIYGLLLIIGKKRLNIEKRIHEIQDDGVQGKEDRENKSFMERMLKPVYQGITRMMVRTTPSKNIENFQRKLESAGLLKNGTKEKWLYIKGMLMLIVASSLGALVYTESENVIAAFLMFLFMLLFVNVFFNFFLSRKVTARRERILRDLPYTLDLITVSVEAGLSFDGAMARVVSNIQGDLCDEFGKSLKEIRMGIERKVALRNMSNRCEVEELSMFITSIIQADELGVSLGKVLRIESDNLREHRKQVVREKAMKAPVKMLFPLVFFIFPAIFIIILGPVVIQMMEMFAGGL from the coding sequence ATGCTATATATGATCGTCATTATTTTATTCTTATCCACATTCTTAATGATTTACGGATTACTATTGATCATTGGGAAGAAGCGGTTAAACATCGAAAAAAGGATCCATGAGATCCAGGATGACGGCGTTCAAGGAAAAGAAGATCGGGAAAACAAGTCCTTTATGGAAAGAATGCTTAAGCCCGTTTATCAAGGGATTACCCGGATGATGGTACGGACCACCCCCTCTAAAAACATAGAAAATTTTCAGCGGAAACTGGAATCCGCCGGGCTTTTGAAAAACGGAACCAAGGAAAAGTGGTTATATATTAAGGGCATGCTGATGCTGATTGTGGCCTCCTCTCTAGGAGCCCTGGTCTACACAGAATCGGAAAATGTGATCGCTGCCTTTCTGATGTTTTTATTCATGCTTCTTTTTGTAAACGTCTTTTTCAACTTCTTCCTCTCAAGAAAAGTGACCGCCCGTCGAGAGCGAATTCTGCGGGACCTTCCCTATACCTTAGATCTGATTACCGTCAGTGTGGAAGCGGGTCTTTCCTTTGACGGCGCCATGGCCCGGGTGGTATCCAATATTCAGGGGGATCTTTGCGATGAGTTCGGGAAAAGTTTAAAGGAAATTCGAATGGGTATTGAACGGAAAGTGGCTCTAAGAAACATGAGCAACCGCTGCGAAGTAGAGGAGCTTTCCATGTTCATCACCTCCATTATTCAAGCCGATGAGCTTGGGGTAAGTCTTGGAAAAGTGCTTCGCATCGAGTCCGACAATCTTAGGGAGCACCGTAAACAGGTGGTTCGGGAAAAGGCCATGAAGGCCCCGGTAAAGATGCTGTTTCCCTTGGTGTTTTTTATCTTTCCCGCAATTTTCATTATCATCCTGGGGCCTGTGGTGATTCAAATGATGGAAATGTTTGCAGGAGGTCTGTAA
- a CDS encoding DUF192 domain-containing protein yields the protein MEKTINITINKTLEVHVADTFKRRFLGYMFQREPKHESLLIQPCNSVHTFFMHFPIDVLFLNAEKVIIKRELSLQPGKVIFPVKGAKMVLEAAAGTFEDYHVDERLEIK from the coding sequence ATGGAAAAAACGATCAACATTACCATTAACAAAACCCTGGAGGTCCATGTGGCCGATACCTTCAAAAGAAGATTTCTGGGTTATATGTTTCAACGGGAACCGAAGCATGAGTCCCTGTTGATTCAACCCTGCAACAGCGTACATACTTTCTTTATGCACTTTCCCATCGATGTCTTGTTTCTGAATGCGGAAAAAGTAATTATTAAACGGGAACTATCCTTGCAACCGGGGAAAGTTATCTTCCCGGTAAAGGGAGCTAAAATGGTGTTGGAAGCAGCCGCAGGAACCTTTGAAGATTACCATGTGGATGAACGACTGGAAATAAAGTAA
- a CDS encoding type II secretion system F family protein: MLYLITLTTFLSTWIFGIALLFMIFNRERPIDRLKNLEYRPKEKKNKEKSRQEKTGMIKLLSGLVPSFQWNRKKAKATEWELVKADIPMTLEELFIIKLLSSAILGFFIHVILRSPGATLLIMILIWNTPKLIIHRKKKARIKEFDHYLTDGINILVNSLKAGYSFLQSIAVVTKETKGPFAKEFNKLLKEMSLGISEEEALKNLMERMESEDLRLMMNAILIQKDIGGNLAEILDNISETIRSRQAIRNEVKTLTAQGKLSGVIVTLLPILLGIAIYALNPEYMSTLFTETLGLVMVGGAVISQLMGIMFIRKIINIDL, from the coding sequence ATGCTATACCTGATAACCCTAACTACATTTCTTTCCACCTGGATCTTTGGCATTGCCCTGCTTTTCATGATTTTTAATCGGGAGCGGCCCATCGATCGATTGAAGAATTTAGAATACCGGCCGAAGGAAAAAAAGAATAAGGAAAAAAGTCGCCAGGAAAAAACCGGGATGATTAAACTACTGTCCGGTTTGGTGCCAAGCTTTCAATGGAACCGGAAAAAAGCCAAGGCAACGGAGTGGGAACTGGTGAAAGCGGATATTCCCATGACCTTAGAAGAGCTTTTCATCATCAAGCTCCTCTCCTCCGCAATTTTGGGATTTTTCATTCATGTCATCCTGCGAAGTCCCGGGGCAACCCTTTTGATCATGATTTTGATCTGGAATACTCCGAAGCTTATTATTCACCGTAAGAAAAAGGCTCGGATCAAAGAGTTTGATCATTACCTAACCGACGGCATCAATATTCTGGTAAACTCCTTAAAGGCGGGGTACTCCTTTTTACAGTCTATTGCCGTGGTAACCAAAGAAACCAAGGGTCCTTTCGCCAAAGAGTTTAATAAGCTCTTAAAGGAAATGAGCCTGGGGATCTCCGAGGAGGAAGCCCTGAAAAACTTAATGGAAAGAATGGAATCCGAAGACCTTCGCCTTATGATGAATGCGATTTTAATCCAAAAGGATATCGGGGGAAATTTAGCGGAAATCCTGGATAACATATCCGAGACCATACGCTCAAGACAGGCCATTCGAAACGAAGTGAAGACCTTAACCGCTCAGGGAAAACTCTCAGGGGTGATCGTAACCCTGCTTCCGATTTTGCTGGGGATTGCGATTTACGCCTTAAATCCCGAGTATATGAGTACGCTTTTCACCGAGACCTTAGGACTGGTAATGGTAGGCGGCGCGGTAATCAGTCAGCTGATGGGGATTATGTTTATTCGAAAAATCATCAATATTGATCTATAG
- a CDS encoding CpaF family protein → MSLIKRLEEKPAEKKLPKNQEPQIDPYVELKMKIQNRVIEDLDIDFNDIADSNEELKEEINGILYKHIEEESLNMTTHQKRKIKEELLDEIIGFGPITGLLADEQVTEIMVNSADKVYVERSGKLTLSDAKFKNDNHVLHVIKKIVAPIGRRIDESSPMVDARLPNGSRVNAIIPPLAIDGPSITIRKFAEDPFKVDDLINFTTLNTKMAELLRICIEGRLNVVVSGGTGSGKTTTLNVLSNFIPHDERIVTIEDAAELQLPQDHVVRLESRPSNLEGKGEIAIRDLVKNSLRMRPDRIIVGEVRSGEALDMLQAMNTGHDGSLTTGHANSPRDMLSRIETMVLMSGMNLPIRAIRDQAASAIDLIVQQSRLMDGSRKITHITEVQGMEGDVIILQDIYVFQQQGLDNKGKVKGEFVSTGIMPKFVKRLKEQGINIPTDLLS, encoded by the coding sequence ATGTCCTTGATTAAACGATTGGAAGAAAAACCGGCGGAAAAGAAACTGCCGAAAAATCAGGAGCCCCAAATAGACCCCTACGTAGAACTGAAGATGAAGATTCAAAACCGGGTCATTGAAGATTTGGACATTGACTTTAATGATATTGCGGACTCCAATGAAGAGCTAAAGGAAGAAATTAACGGCATTTTATATAAACATATTGAAGAAGAATCTCTAAATATGACCACCCATCAAAAGCGAAAGATCAAAGAGGAACTGTTGGATGAGATTATCGGTTTCGGACCGATCACGGGACTCCTTGCCGATGAGCAGGTTACGGAAATCATGGTAAACAGCGCCGATAAGGTTTACGTGGAGCGTAGCGGAAAGCTTACCCTAAGCGATGCAAAATTTAAAAATGATAACCACGTCCTCCATGTGATCAAAAAAATCGTGGCCCCCATCGGAAGACGGATCGATGAAAGCTCTCCCATGGTGGACGCGAGACTTCCTAACGGGTCTCGGGTAAATGCCATCATTCCTCCCCTGGCCATTGACGGCCCTTCCATTACCATACGGAAGTTTGCCGAGGACCCCTTTAAAGTGGATGACCTGATCAATTTTACCACCTTGAATACGAAAATGGCGGAACTGCTTCGCATTTGTATCGAAGGACGGCTGAACGTGGTAGTATCCGGCGGTACCGGGAGCGGAAAAACCACCACCTTAAACGTACTGTCCAACTTCATTCCCCATGATGAGCGGATTGTGACCATCGAGGATGCGGCGGAGCTTCAGCTCCCCCAGGATCATGTGGTACGCCTGGAAAGTCGGCCGTCGAATCTGGAAGGAAAAGGAGAGATTGCCATTCGGGATTTGGTCAAGAACTCCCTGCGTATGCGGCCGGACCGGATCATCGTTGGAGAGGTTCGTTCCGGGGAGGCTCTGGACATGCTCCAGGCCATGAACACCGGTCATGACGGGTCTCTAACCACGGGCCATGCCAACTCCCCAAGGGATATGCTCTCAAGAATTGAGACCATGGTGCTGATGTCGGGAATGAATCTTCCCATTCGGGCCATTCGGGATCAAGCGGCCTCGGCCATCGATTTGATCGTGCAACAGTCCAGACTGATGGACGGCAGCCGAAAGATTACCCACATTACCGAAGTCCAGGGAATGGAAGGGGATGTGATTATTCTTCAGGACATCTATGTTTTTCAGCAGCAGGGTTTGGATAATAAGGGAAAAGTGAAGGGAGAGTTTGTCTCCACGGGGATCATGCCGAAATTTGTTAAACGATTGAAAGAGCAGGGGATCAATATTCCCACGGACTTATTATCTTAA